A stretch of the Romboutsia lituseburensis genome encodes the following:
- a CDS encoding ABC transporter ATP-binding protein — MNDFIIETKQLTKNYGEQTPVNSVDLHVRKGRIYGLLGRNGAGKTTLMKMISGLTSITSGEVDVFGKNVKGREKRVYPRIGAMIETPGFYPNLTGTENLEIFAKLRGTVGPNAVENALKVVGLPYKDKKLFGKYSLGMKQRLGIANAIMHDPELLILDEPTNGLDPIGIAEMRDFIKHLSVERGKTILISSHILSEISLLADDIGIIDQGVLLEESSIKELENKNRNYIMLQVSDIPKAALILEREFKTKDYSVQDNQTLRVYDTTLDIGKINKSFVMQNITVISSVLCHDTLEDYFKKITGGEGIA, encoded by the coding sequence ATGAATGATTTTATAATTGAAACAAAACAGCTAACAAAAAATTATGGAGAGCAGACACCAGTTAATTCAGTCGACCTGCATGTAAGAAAAGGTAGGATTTATGGATTGTTAGGACGCAATGGAGCAGGAAAAACCACTCTTATGAAAATGATTTCAGGATTGACTTCAATCACTTCTGGAGAGGTGGATGTATTCGGGAAGAATGTCAAAGGCCGAGAAAAACGAGTATACCCTCGTATCGGTGCTATGATTGAAACACCAGGTTTTTATCCAAATTTAACAGGAACAGAAAACTTAGAAATTTTTGCAAAGCTACGTGGTACGGTTGGGCCAAATGCAGTTGAAAATGCATTGAAAGTAGTAGGATTACCTTATAAAGATAAAAAGTTGTTTGGGAAGTATTCACTTGGAATGAAGCAACGTCTTGGTATTGCTAATGCTATTATGCATGACCCTGAACTACTGATTTTGGACGAACCTACAAACGGTCTTGACCCTATTGGTATTGCAGAAATGAGAGATTTTATTAAGCATTTAAGTGTTGAACGAGGAAAAACAATCCTTATTTCCAGTCACATTCTTTCGGAAATCTCGTTATTGGCTGATGATATTGGAATTATTGACCAAGGGGTTCTTTTAGAAGAGAGTAGTATTAAGGAACTAGAAAATAAAAATCGCAACTATATCATGTTGCAAGTTTCAGATATTCCTAAAGCTGCATTGATTTTAGAACGTGAATTTAAGACTAAAGATTATTCTGTTCAAGATAATCAAACCCTGCGAGTTTATGACACTACTCTGGATATAGGTAAAATCAATAAATCTTTTGTAATGCAGAATATAACTGTTATTAGCTCTGTATTGTGTCATGATACCTTAGAAGACTACTTCAAAAAAATTACAGGAGGTGAAGGCATTGCTTAA
- a CDS encoding ABC transporter permease, with product MGNLLWAEIKKIRRLNIVWITIFATVMVAGIVFISGWLTYNGSRDIDSAGWYMEMAQPLATLFVLHAVISLLGSYMICREEDDDTIKSLLLIPVNEAILHFSDLSVGMVLDFLKIYFLQGVGIFLAISPIIALVSYMKKGYWIALVLTEIYSFVGTFMCRSNTLKTIYPISAVFGVSGYYETPCQNRICSIIILLLCGCLSVFILKGFKYSEKN from the coding sequence ATGGGAAATTTACTTTGGGCTGAAATTAAAAAGATTCGCCGTTTAAATATTGTTTGGATTACAATTTTTGCAACAGTTATGGTAGCAGGTATTGTTTTTATATCGGGATGGTTGACATACAATGGTTCTCGGGATATAGATAGTGCAGGATGGTATATGGAAATGGCTCAGCCCTTGGCAACACTTTTTGTTCTTCACGCTGTCATTTCTCTTTTAGGAAGTTATATGATTTGTCGTGAAGAAGATGATGATACTATAAAATCCTTGCTACTTATTCCTGTAAATGAGGCAATATTACACTTTTCTGATCTATCGGTAGGAATGGTTTTAGATTTTCTGAAAATATATTTTCTTCAAGGTGTTGGAATATTCCTTGCTATCTCGCCTATTATTGCCTTAGTATCATATATGAAAAAAGGCTATTGGATTGCATTAGTATTAACTGAAATCTACTCTTTTGTAGGAACATTTATGTGTAGGTCAAATACTCTAAAAACAATCTATCCTATTTCTGCAGTATTTGGGGTTTCTGGTTACTATGAAACTCCTTGCCAAAATCGTATTTGTAGTATTATAATTTTGTTACTGTGTGGTTGCCTTTCTGTTTTCATACTCAAAGGTTTTAAATATAGTGAAAAAAATTAG
- a CDS encoding ABC transporter permease: protein MKALLNLIKTEFLKLHRKKIIWIMLLAALIMPFFALFFVDKGVDPRAYYKWSAFNFTVLIILPVILGILSTMLMHEENQNNTLKQLWIVPISKIGYFFSKFFVVLVYSICFMLVTFVASVMVSVLSGYVVFEWVSVLYLLQKCLEYGFLTAFVMLPILAIASSQKGYILPICITLVYAFFALFIWSVNMYIHPLTSMEVIVNRNNDIPGIVWQQEINAPLAFLCIFLWDIIAVFFANITLKRSEV, encoded by the coding sequence GTGAAGGCATTGCTTAACCTTATTAAAACAGAATTTCTTAAATTACACCGTAAGAAAATTATTTGGATTATGTTGTTAGCTGCTCTTATTATGCCGTTTTTCGCACTATTTTTCGTGGATAAAGGTGTTGACCCCAGAGCGTATTATAAATGGTCAGCATTCAATTTTACTGTTTTAATTATCTTACCTGTTATTTTGGGAATACTTAGTACCATGCTTATGCACGAAGAAAATCAGAATAATACGTTAAAACAACTTTGGATTGTCCCTATCAGCAAAATAGGATACTTTTTCAGCAAATTTTTTGTGGTTTTAGTTTACTCTATTTGCTTTATGTTAGTTACATTCGTAGCTTCGGTTATGGTTAGTGTGCTTTCAGGATATGTTGTATTTGAATGGGTGAGCGTATTATATTTGCTGCAAAAATGTTTAGAGTATGGTTTTTTAACTGCTTTTGTAATGTTGCCAATTTTAGCAATAGCATCATCGCAAAAGGGATACATTCTACCAATTTGTATCACATTGGTTTATGCCTTTTTTGCATTATTTATATGGTCTGTAAATATGTATATACATCCATTAACAAGTATGGAAGTTATAGTTAATCGAAATAATGATATACCGGGCATTGTTTGGCAGCAAGAAATTAACGCTCCGTTAGCATTTCTTTGTATTTTCCTTTGGGATATTATTGCAGTATTTTTTGCAAATATCACATTGAAAAGAAGTGAGGTGTAA
- a CDS encoding DUF4250 domain-containing protein yields the protein MIRRDFDKLEVVKQVEYINKKLIEGYTLTNLCKDIGISRSTIRDRFKKISYEYNKETNQYESIVEIVDADPRILARSTKIIKDDINEGILSMQKSSNKVVGTDSEILTNMISSYDENLSKLNEMYNWYKLQSSNKVVETGKLKIEDFKGDLVVRSYKLYEPIQKEFTDFCKANNKYKVQDILCQAIKEFLEKYK from the coding sequence ATGATTAGAAGAGATTTTGATAAATTAGAAGTTGTAAAGCAAGTAGAGTATATAAACAAAAAACTTATAGAAGGCTATACACTAACAAACCTATGCAAAGATATAGGTATCTCAAGATCAACAATAAGAGATAGATTTAAAAAGATATCTTACGAATACAATAAAGAAACTAATCAATATGAAAGCATAGTTGAAATAGTAGATGCTGACCCAAGAATATTAGCAAGATCAACTAAAATTATAAAGGATGATATTAATGAAGGTATATTATCTATGCAAAAAAGTAGTAACAAAGTAGTTGGAACGGATAGTGAGATTTTAACCAACATGATAAGCAGCTATGATGAAAACTTAAGTAAGCTAAATGAGATGTATAATTGGTATAAACTACAAAGTAGTAATAAAGTAGTTGAGACGGGAAAACTTAAAATAGAAGACTTTAAAGGTGATTTAGTAGTTAGAAGTTATAAGCTATATGAGCCTATACAAAAGGAATTTACAGATTTTTGTAAGGCAAATAATAAATATAAGGTGCAAGATATATTGTGCCAGGCTATTAAAGAGTTTTTAGAAAAATATAAATAA
- a CDS encoding response regulator transcription factor, translating into MNTVLMIDDDKELCSLIKKCLDNEEMSTLLAFSGSVGLKVLDKNKKNLSLIILDVMLPDLDGFSILKRVREISNVPVLMLTAKNSEEDKIIGLRIGADDYLTKPFSINELTARVNSLIRRFTTLNNTHDTQKGNLAFKGMTIDIDNRIVFVNDKQINLTGKEFDLLIFLANNKGRVYTKKQIYTQVWENDYAFDDSNIMSFISKLRKKIELNLDNAFYIQTVRGVGYRFNREV; encoded by the coding sequence ATGAATACCGTACTAATGATTGATGATGACAAAGAGCTCTGTTCGCTTATAAAGAAGTGTTTAGATAATGAAGAAATGTCTACTCTTCTAGCATTCAGCGGGAGTGTGGGACTTAAAGTTTTAGACAAAAACAAAAAAAATCTTTCTCTTATCATTCTTGATGTGATGTTACCTGATTTAGATGGATTTAGTATCTTAAAAAGAGTAAGAGAAATAAGTAATGTACCTGTTTTAATGCTCACTGCAAAAAACAGCGAAGAAGATAAAATAATAGGTCTTAGAATAGGTGCCGATGATTATTTAACGAAACCATTTAGTATAAATGAGTTAACCGCGCGGGTAAACTCTCTTATACGCCGCTTTACAACACTCAACAATACACACGATACACAAAAGGGGAATTTAGCCTTCAAAGGAATGACAATAGATATAGATAATCGTATTGTTTTTGTAAATGATAAACAAATCAATTTAACAGGAAAAGAATTTGACTTGTTGATATTCTTAGCGAATAATAAAGGTCGTGTCTATACGAAAAAGCAGATTTATACGCAAGTGTGGGAGAATGACTATGCCTTTGATGACAGTAATATCATGTCATTTATAAGCAAACTTAGAAAGAAAATTGAACTAAATCTTGATAATGCTTTTTATATTCAAACTGTTAGAGGTGTTGGATATCGCTTTAATAGGGAGGTTTAG
- a CDS encoding sensor histidine kinase, which produces MGMIEFLIMLSGVLLIVVFYLGSKLYRTKQQISVIQEVVTDIKDGNLNRKILTRENDMTRQICYDLNSITTEMQAMIINHRQSEQAYKRLMASLSHDVKTPLTSLVGYLEAIEKNIVTGKEKDEYIEVAIGKAHNLKRFTERLFEWVKLDAREQIFKFEVCDINELSRSIAADWIIIIENNNFDYEINIPEKECLTRIDANSYTRILNNLFQNVIAHSKGAKLVFDLYEDEKQVTIKVSDNGIGMPSDEQSHIFERMYRGYKSRMTAGAGLGLSITKELVSVHKGNIDVESILKNSTTFTITLPKAL; this is translated from the coding sequence ATGGGGATGATTGAATTTCTTATAATGTTATCTGGTGTGTTATTGATTGTTGTTTTTTATCTCGGTTCAAAGCTATACAGAACAAAGCAGCAAATCAGCGTGATACAAGAAGTGGTAACGGACATTAAAGATGGAAATTTAAACCGGAAAATACTTACAAGAGAAAATGATATGACAAGGCAGATTTGCTATGACTTAAATTCAATTACCACAGAAATGCAAGCAATGATCATAAATCATAGACAATCAGAACAGGCATATAAACGCTTGATGGCAAGTCTTTCTCACGATGTTAAAACACCATTAACATCTCTTGTAGGTTACTTAGAAGCGATAGAAAAAAACATTGTCACAGGAAAAGAAAAGGACGAATATATTGAAGTTGCAATAGGTAAAGCACATAATCTAAAAAGGTTTACAGAACGACTTTTTGAATGGGTAAAACTTGATGCAAGAGAGCAAATATTTAAATTTGAAGTATGTGATATCAACGAACTTTCTCGAAGTATTGCCGCCGATTGGATTATTATTATAGAAAATAATAATTTCGACTATGAAATCAATATCCCTGAAAAAGAATGTCTTACTCGAATTGATGCAAACTCTTATACTAGAATTTTGAATAATCTTTTTCAAAATGTTATTGCTCATAGTAAAGGCGCAAAACTTGTTTTTGATTTATATGAAGATGAAAAGCAAGTCACGATAAAAGTTTCTGATAACGGGATAGGTATGCCGAGTGATGAACAGTCACATATCTTTGAAAGAATGTATAGAGGCTATAAATCTCGAATGACTGCAGGAGCAGGACTTGGATTATCTATCACGAAAGAACTTGTATCTGTTCATAAGGGGAATATTGACGTGGAGAGTATTTTGAAAAACTCTACTACATTTACCATTACTTTGCCAAAAGCTCTATAA